Proteins from a single region of Caloramator sp. E03:
- a CDS encoding Mini-ribonuclease 3: protein MFDYIKKLSFNEKDVRMMNPLVWAYIGDSVYEVYVRSYIISKGGKTSFALHRESIKYVKASSQSDILETIYDKLTEEEKNIIRRGRNTKTYHVPKNASIIDYKRATALEALIGYLYLLKRYDRIDEIMNMILEGAK from the coding sequence ATGTTTGATTACATTAAAAAACTATCCTTTAATGAAAAAGATGTTAGAATGATGAATCCTCTTGTTTGGGCTTATATAGGTGATTCTGTATATGAAGTTTATGTAAGAAGCTATATAATAAGTAAAGGCGGTAAAACATCTTTTGCTCTTCATAGGGAGTCTATAAAATACGTTAAAGCTTCTTCACAGTCAGATATACTTGAAACAATCTATGATAAATTAACTGAAGAGGAAAAAAATATAATAAGACGAGGAAGGAATACTAAGACATATCATGTGCCTAAAAATGCTAGTATAATAGACTATAAAAGGGCAACGGCTCTTGAGGCTTTGATAGGGTATTTATATCTTTTGAAAAGATATGATAGGATAGATGAAATAATGAATATGATTTTAGAAGGGGCTAAGTGA
- the thyX gene encoding FAD-dependent thymidylate synthase — METKLKVKIIAHTPQPEKIVASAAKLCYSPVGIDDIMDNLNENNINSFLNMLMNLGHESPIEHISFTFAAEGVSRTLSHQLVRHRIASYSQQSQRYVKLEQFEYIIPPSIEEIPEAKKLFIEAMERDQKIYNELSHILYNKHYEKFLKLGYDDKKAKKAAEKMAIEDARYVFPNSCETKIVFTMNARSLLNFFKHRCCQRAQWEIRALAEEMLKEVKKIAPTIFKNAGPSCLNGLCPEGAMSCGKMIEVRERYNKL, encoded by the coding sequence ATGGAAACTAAATTAAAGGTTAAAATAATTGCACATACGCCACAGCCAGAAAAAATTGTTGCCTCTGCTGCAAAGCTCTGCTACAGCCCTGTTGGAATTGATGATATAATGGATAACTTAAATGAAAATAATATAAATAGTTTTTTAAATATGCTTATGAATTTAGGACATGAATCTCCAATTGAGCATATAAGTTTTACCTTTGCAGCTGAGGGAGTATCAAGGACTCTTTCTCATCAGCTTGTAAGGCATAGAATAGCATCCTATTCACAACAAAGTCAAAGATATGTTAAACTTGAGCAGTTTGAATATATAATACCTCCTTCAATTGAAGAGATACCAGAGGCTAAAAAATTATTTATTGAAGCTATGGAGAGAGATCAAAAAATTTATAATGAACTTTCACATATTCTTTATAATAAACATTATGAAAAGTTTTTAAAGCTTGGATATGATGATAAGAAGGCTAAAAAAGCTGCAGAAAAGATGGCTATTGAGGATGCAAGATATGTTTTCCCTAATTCTTGTGAAACTAAGATAGTATTTACAATGAACGCGAGGTCTCTTTTGAATTTCTTTAAGCATAGATGCTGCCAAAGAGCTCAATGGGAGATTAGAGCTTTGGCAGAGGAGATGTTAAAAGAGGTTAAGAAAATTGCTCCTACAATTTTTAAAAACGCAGGGCCATCTTGCCTTAATGGCTTATGCCCTGAAGGAGCAATGTCCTGTGGAAAAATGATTGAAGTTAGAGAAAGATACAATAAATTATAA
- the rlmB gene encoding 23S rRNA (guanosine(2251)-2'-O)-methyltransferase RlmB, whose product MKDIKQQRKKNIIKQNENNENIIFGRNPVIEAIKSGRNIEKLFVLKDPEGSLKMIISMAKGKGFVVSEVDRKKLDELSGMQNHQGVVALVSSYEYSTIDDILSFAKIKNEDPFIIILDEIEDPYNMGSIIRSANACGVHGVIVPKRRSALITASVAKASAGAIEYTKIAKVTNINQTLRELKDKGLWIIGTDVNGQVCYKTDLKGPVAIVIGSEGKGISRLVRENCDIIVSIPIKGQINSFNASVAAGIIMYEVLRQRGIKSE is encoded by the coding sequence ATGAAGGACATAAAACAGCAAAGGAAAAAAAACATTATAAAACAAAATGAAAATAATGAAAACATAATATTTGGCAGAAATCCTGTAATTGAAGCTATAAAATCAGGGAGAAACATAGAAAAACTATTTGTATTAAAAGATCCTGAAGGCTCTTTAAAAATGATAATATCGATGGCAAAAGGAAAAGGTTTTGTAGTTAGTGAAGTGGACAGAAAAAAACTTGATGAGCTATCAGGTATGCAAAATCATCAAGGAGTAGTTGCCTTAGTATCCTCTTATGAATATTCTACTATAGATGATATTTTAAGCTTTGCAAAAATTAAAAATGAAGACCCTTTTATTATAATACTTGATGAAATAGAAGATCCATATAATATGGGATCAATAATTAGAAGTGCAAATGCCTGTGGCGTGCATGGAGTTATAGTACCTAAAAGAAGATCTGCACTTATCACTGCAAGTGTAGCAAAGGCTTCAGCAGGTGCAATTGAATATACAAAAATTGCAAAGGTTACAAATATAAATCAGACTTTAAGAGAGCTTAAGGATAAAGGATTATGGATAATAGGAACAGATGTAAATGGTCAAGTATGTTATAAAACAGACCTTAAAGGTCCTGTTGCAATAGTGATAGGGAGTGAAGGCAAAGGTATATCGAGGCTTGTTAGAGAGAATTGTGATATTATAGTAAGTATTCCTATTAAAGGACAGATAAATTCTTTCAATGCCTCTGTTGCTGCAGGAATAATAATGTATGAGGTATTAAGGCAAAGGGGCATAAAAAGTGAATAA
- a CDS encoding NYN domain-containing protein produces the protein MNKYVLVDGYNVINSWKELKDLKDESLEEARIKLIEMLHDYAAFKGVNIIVVFDAHFVKGSFEKHEVHKNVEVVYTKELESADCYIERNVSILAKKGEVAVVSSDYLEQRIVLQMGGIRITPNEFLSEIQNINRRIKERIEISYVEKINKLENNINKDVLEKLEKMRRNL, from the coding sequence GTGAATAAATATGTGCTTGTTGATGGATATAATGTTATAAATTCATGGAAAGAGCTTAAGGATTTAAAGGACGAAAGCCTCGAGGAAGCAAGAATAAAGCTAATTGAAATGCTTCATGATTATGCAGCTTTTAAAGGGGTTAATATTATAGTTGTTTTTGATGCTCATTTTGTTAAAGGTAGTTTTGAAAAGCACGAAGTGCATAAGAACGTTGAAGTAGTATATACAAAGGAATTAGAATCTGCAGATTGTTATATAGAAAGAAATGTTTCTATTTTAGCAAAAAAAGGAGAAGTTGCCGTGGTATCATCTGATTATCTTGAACAGAGAATTGTACTTCAAATGGGAGGCATTAGAATAACCCCTAATGAATTTCTATCGGAGATACAAAATATAAATAGACGAATAAAAGAAAGAATAGAGATATCTTATGTTGAGAAAATAAATAAACTGGAAAATAACATAAATAAAGATGTATTGGAAAAACTTGAAAAAATGCGGAGAAACCTTTAA
- the sigH gene encoding RNA polymerase sporulation sigma factor SigH translates to MKADSDVDRANWEYSSMLDEEIVIHARNGDSKAEEYLINKYKNYVKAKAKSYFLIGADKDDIYQEGMIGLYKAIRDFKPDKLTSFRAFAELCITRQIITAIKTATRQKHIPLNSYISLNKPIYDEESDRTLMDVLSTVGVSDPEELIISREERIKIEKKITEILSDLEMEVLFYYLEGKSYQEIACGLDRHAKSIDNALQRVKRKLEKYLKENE, encoded by the coding sequence ATGAAAGCCGACTCTGATGTTGATAGAGCTAATTGGGAGTATTCTTCTATGCTTGATGAAGAAATTGTAATTCATGCAAGGAATGGTGATTCTAAAGCAGAAGAATATTTAATAAATAAATATAAGAATTATGTTAAGGCTAAAGCAAAGTCCTATTTTTTGATAGGAGCAGATAAGGATGACATATATCAAGAAGGAATGATAGGTTTATATAAAGCAATCAGAGATTTTAAACCTGATAAGCTTACATCCTTCAGGGCTTTTGCTGAACTTTGTATAACAAGACAGATAATTACAGCAATAAAGACAGCTACGCGTCAAAAACATATTCCTTTAAATAGCTACATATCTTTGAATAAACCTATATATGATGAAGAGTCAGATAGAACTTTAATGGATGTTTTATCAACTGTTGGTGTTTCAGATCCTGAGGAGCTTATTATAAGCCGTGAAGAGAGAATAAAGATAGAAAAAAAGATAACAGAGATATTAAGCGACTTAGAAATGGAAGTATTATTTTATTACTTGGAAGGAAAATCCTATCAAGAGATTGCTTGTGGTCTTGATAGGCATGCAAAGTCCATCGATAATGCACTTCAAAGAGTTAAAAGAAAACTTGAGAAATACTTAAAAGAAAATGAATAG